In Synechococcus sp. CB0101, a genomic segment contains:
- a CDS encoding AAA family ATPase yields the protein MSQAWADHLDLLIRARTPILWIRSQEEERIATLLAAAARRLGNRALARWDFISGLSGWPGRDGEAARNPLAALESLAALPAEQPALLVLHDFHRYCEDASICRKLRNLASSLRQQPHTLVITATEWQPPRDLDECITLLDLPLPNQQEIEALLGSIAQACGQQLDEELLEQLSHSCSGLSEQRIRQVAARGLASRGELGLADLDEVLEEKRQAIARSELLEYCPTEATPADIGGLDALKRWLEQRHMAFSDDARRYGLPLPRGVLLVGPQGTGKSLTAKAIAHSWSMPLLRLDVGRLFAGLVGASEARTRDMIQRAEAMAPCVLWIDEIDKGFGAAGDGRSDGGTSQRVLASLLTWMAEKSSAVFVVATANGVEKLPPELLRKGRFDEIFLLDLPDATERNAILDLQLRRRRPDHSLPLEVVVDRTAGFSGAELEQVVIEAMHQAFSEQREFGESDLISAAAQLVPLSRTAREQLEALQQWASSGRARPASTRLRS from the coding sequence ATGAGCCAGGCCTGGGCCGACCACCTCGATCTGCTGATCCGGGCGCGCACCCCCATCCTCTGGATCCGCAGCCAGGAAGAAGAGCGCATCGCCACATTGCTGGCCGCTGCCGCACGCCGCCTGGGCAACAGGGCTCTGGCCCGCTGGGATTTCATCAGCGGCCTAAGCGGCTGGCCCGGCCGAGATGGTGAAGCAGCGCGCAATCCCCTGGCGGCCCTGGAAAGCCTCGCGGCCCTGCCGGCGGAGCAGCCAGCCCTGCTGGTGCTGCACGACTTCCACCGCTACTGCGAGGACGCCAGTATTTGCCGCAAGTTGCGCAACCTGGCCAGCAGCCTGCGCCAGCAACCCCACACCCTGGTGATCACAGCCACCGAGTGGCAGCCCCCGCGGGATCTTGATGAATGCATCACCCTGTTGGATCTGCCCCTGCCGAATCAACAGGAAATCGAGGCCCTACTCGGCAGCATCGCCCAAGCCTGCGGCCAGCAGCTTGATGAGGAGCTGCTCGAGCAGCTGAGCCACAGCTGCAGCGGCCTGAGTGAACAACGCATTCGCCAGGTGGCCGCTCGCGGCTTAGCCAGCCGTGGAGAACTGGGCCTGGCCGATCTGGATGAAGTGCTCGAAGAAAAGCGCCAGGCCATCGCCCGCAGTGAACTGCTCGAGTACTGCCCCACCGAAGCCACCCCGGCCGATATCGGCGGGCTCGATGCCCTGAAGCGCTGGCTGGAACAGCGCCACATGGCCTTCAGCGATGACGCCCGCCGCTACGGGCTGCCTCTGCCGCGGGGCGTGCTGCTGGTGGGCCCGCAGGGCACCGGTAAATCGCTCACGGCCAAAGCGATTGCCCACAGCTGGAGCATGCCGTTGCTGCGCCTGGATGTGGGGCGCCTGTTCGCCGGACTGGTGGGGGCTTCCGAAGCCCGCACCCGCGACATGATCCAGCGCGCCGAAGCCATGGCGCCCTGCGTGCTGTGGATTGATGAGATTGACAAGGGGTTTGGCGCGGCCGGTGATGGCCGCAGCGATGGCGGTACCAGCCAGCGCGTGCTGGCCAGCCTGCTCACCTGGATGGCGGAGAAGAGCAGCGCCGTGTTCGTGGTGGCCACCGCCAACGGAGTGGAGAAGCTGCCGCCCGAGCTGCTGCGGAAGGGCCGCTTCGATGAGATCTTCCTGCTGGATCTCCCTGATGCAACCGAGCGAAACGCCATCCTTGATCTGCAGCTGCGCCGGCGGCGCCCCGATCACAGCCTGCCGCTGGAGGTGGTGGTGGATCGCACGGCGGGCTTCTCCGGTGCCGAGCTCGAGCAGGTGGTGATCGAAGCGATGCACCAGGCCTTCAGTGAGCAGCGCGAATTTGGCGAAAGCGATCTGATCAGCGCCGCCGCCCAGCTGGTGCCGTTATCGCGCACGGCACGGGAACAACTCGAAGCCCTGCAGCAGTGGGCCAGCAGCGGCCGGGCCCGCCCCGCCTCCACCCGCCTGCGCTCCTGA
- a CDS encoding 2TM domain-containing protein — protein sequence MIEPTDPRQKPIRRLHQKRAYRHQLQQYLLVNAVLVALWAATGRGSFWPIWPILGWGAALAVQGWKLSHPAKPFSEAEIEREMTQGVR from the coding sequence ATGATCGAGCCAACTGACCCGCGCCAGAAGCCGATCAGACGCCTGCATCAAAAGCGCGCGTATCGCCACCAGCTGCAGCAATACCTGCTGGTGAACGCAGTGCTGGTGGCGCTTTGGGCTGCAACAGGACGCGGCTCGTTCTGGCCGATCTGGCCCATCCTTGGCTGGGGAGCGGCATTGGCCGTGCAGGGCTGGAAGCTCTCCCACCCGGCGAAGCCCTTCAGCGAGGCTGAGATCGAGCGAGAAATGACTCAAGGAGTGCGCTAG
- a CDS encoding sulfotransferase, with amino-acid sequence MPHAATQTLLRRSKTTRQYLRKNFYPLYRATAPLRPLPNAVIIGGMKCGTTSLNAWLREHPGVAFSSQKEIHFFDKNFERGPQWYRTHFPIWERLQGSSCTIEATPSYLYRAAKVAPRMHALIPDAKLIVMLRNPVHRAISHYCHTQRNHRETRPPEAALMSDFTSNGRGANRYKSRGLYAKQLKNFLSLYPRSNILIIKSEELFRDPETIYQQTLDFLNLEIRTLPNNARPRNTSSVKPEISDAVMQHLEIFYQQPNQELRDLLGDFPGW; translated from the coding sequence ATGCCGCATGCCGCGACCCAGACCTTGCTGCGCCGAAGCAAGACAACTCGCCAGTATCTACGCAAGAATTTTTACCCGCTGTATCGCGCCACAGCACCCCTGCGGCCTCTCCCCAATGCGGTGATCATCGGCGGGATGAAATGCGGGACAACGAGCCTGAATGCATGGCTGAGGGAGCACCCAGGCGTTGCTTTTTCAAGCCAGAAAGAGATTCATTTTTTTGATAAAAATTTTGAACGGGGTCCTCAGTGGTACAGAACCCATTTCCCTATCTGGGAGCGCCTTCAGGGTTCAAGCTGCACGATTGAAGCCACCCCCTCTTATCTCTATCGGGCGGCAAAAGTGGCGCCGCGGATGCACGCACTGATCCCCGATGCCAAGTTGATCGTCATGCTGCGCAACCCCGTCCATCGGGCGATTTCCCATTACTGCCACACCCAGCGCAATCACAGGGAAACACGACCACCCGAAGCTGCCCTCATGTCGGATTTCACAAGCAATGGCAGGGGTGCCAACCGCTATAAATCACGCGGCCTTTACGCCAAGCAACTCAAAAACTTTCTCAGCCTATACCCACGCAGCAATATACTGATTATCAAAAGCGAGGAGTTATTCAGAGATCCCGAGACCATCTACCAGCAGACCCTAGACTTTCTCAATCTAGAGATAAGAACCCTACCCAACAATGCAAGACCGCGCAACACCAGCAGCGTCAAACCAGAGATTTCCGATGCCGTGATGCAGCACCTGGAGATTTTCTATCAACAACCGAATCAAGAACTCCGCGATCTCTTGGGCGATTTTCCAGGCTGGTAG
- a CDS encoding sulfotransferase — protein MFRIRTLTQRERLRQALYPYYRLSAPFRPLPNALIIGGMKCGTTTLNAWLREHPQVAFSSVKEIHFFDKHYAKGAHWYRTHFPIWEILRGAHCRIEATPSYLSNAIVTAPRMSALIPNAKLIAMLRNPVERAISHYCHLQRNGIETRPPEIALTAEVSRSGRNAIPYKERGLYAQQLEAFMEHYSREKILIIKSEEFFKDPEATFLQTQLFLNLNPIPHPKHSPPKKHQQAQNRDPKRGDQALAGFLPRAESKARAKLSRV, from the coding sequence ATGTTCCGAATCCGAACCCTCACACAACGCGAGAGGCTCCGGCAAGCGCTTTACCCCTACTACCGGCTCTCCGCCCCCTTCCGACCCTTACCAAACGCCCTGATCATTGGCGGCATGAAGTGCGGCACCACCACACTCAATGCATGGCTACGGGAGCACCCGCAGGTCGCCTTCTCGTCCGTTAAAGAAATACACTTTTTTGACAAGCACTACGCAAAAGGCGCCCACTGGTATCGAACTCATTTCCCAATCTGGGAAATACTGAGAGGTGCACACTGCAGAATCGAGGCAACGCCGTCTTATCTCTCGAATGCAATTGTAACGGCGCCACGCATGAGCGCCCTGATCCCCAACGCGAAGCTCATCGCGATGCTACGCAACCCGGTAGAGCGAGCCATCTCCCACTACTGCCATCTTCAACGCAATGGAATCGAAACCCGGCCACCTGAGATTGCCCTAACGGCGGAGGTTTCACGCAGTGGAAGAAATGCCATTCCCTACAAAGAAAGGGGACTCTATGCACAGCAGCTCGAGGCATTCATGGAGCACTACAGCCGAGAGAAGATCCTGATCATCAAAAGCGAGGAGTTCTTCAAAGACCCGGAGGCCACCTTCTTACAAACACAGCTCTTTCTGAATCTCAATCCCATCCCTCACCCCAAACACTCCCCCCCCAAGAAACACCAACAAGCCCAAAATAGAGATCCCAAGCGAGGTGATCAGGCACTTGCAGGATTTCTACCAAGAGCCGAATCAAAAGCTCGCGCAAAGCTTTCCAGAGTTTGA
- the istB gene encoding IS21-like element helper ATPase IstB, which produces MSTNPRNRSTPITPPVPTEELEAMLTRLRLPAIRDRLDALLEEAARREMNLREALTWLCTAEVARKDQLRMEMALRLARFPYVRTLEAFDFEAQPSIDPAQIRELATCRWVANGDTLLLLGPPGVGKTHLAVALGREAVRLGHSVQYVGAMELITALAKAQAQHALEARLTQYAKTRLLIIDELGYLPLEPNAAYLFFQLISRCYQRGSVLITSNRPVMEWGEVFGDQVVATAILDRLLHHSHVLTIRGDSYRLKGKRRSGLIRRRRAVPPHRTALAYSHRRPVRRPEGKLESGSTGSAAHNNHVTTHTDEATIEKPTEGPHQQTISWTRFRVAGGPKADVA; this is translated from the coding sequence ATGAGCACCAACCCGCGCAACCGATCCACACCCATCACGCCACCGGTGCCGACCGAGGAGCTGGAGGCGATGCTTACCCGCCTGCGGCTACCGGCCATCCGCGATCGCCTCGATGCGCTCCTGGAGGAGGCGGCAAGGCGGGAGATGAACCTGCGTGAGGCGCTGACCTGGCTCTGCACAGCTGAGGTGGCTCGCAAGGACCAGCTGCGGATGGAAATGGCGCTGCGGCTGGCGCGCTTTCCGTATGTGCGGACGCTGGAGGCATTTGATTTCGAGGCTCAGCCGTCGATCGATCCGGCCCAAATCCGCGAGCTGGCCACCTGCCGTTGGGTGGCCAACGGCGACACCTTGCTACTGCTCGGACCGCCGGGTGTGGGTAAGACCCACTTGGCCGTGGCACTGGGCCGGGAGGCGGTGCGGCTCGGTCACAGCGTCCAGTACGTCGGTGCGATGGAGCTGATCACAGCCCTGGCCAAAGCCCAGGCGCAGCACGCCCTGGAAGCAAGGCTGACGCAGTACGCCAAAACCCGGCTGCTGATCATCGATGAGCTCGGCTACCTGCCGCTTGAGCCGAACGCGGCCTATCTGTTCTTCCAGCTGATCTCCCGCTGCTACCAGCGCGGCAGCGTGTTGATCACCTCCAACCGCCCCGTCATGGAGTGGGGCGAGGTGTTTGGTGATCAGGTGGTTGCCACGGCAATCCTCGATCGGCTGCTGCACCACAGCCACGTGCTGACGATCCGGGGCGACAGCTACCGGCTCAAAGGGAAACGTCGCAGCGGTCTCATCCGCCGCAGGCGGGCGGTTCCTCCTCACAGGACAGCGCTGGCCTACAGCCACCGCCGCCCAGTGAGGAGGCCTGAAGGAAAACTCGAATCAGGCAGCACAGGTTCCGCAGCCCACAACAACCACGTCACGACACACACCGATGAGGCAACGATCGAAAAGCCAACGGAAGGCCCCCATCAGCAGACCATCAGCTGGACCAGATTTCGTGTCGCCGGAGGACCAAAAGCGGATGTCGCTTGA
- the istA gene encoding IS21 family transposase, translating into MAAEMPVQTPQDVEAMQRLSAAGWGRRRIARELGCSPETVRKYLRQGGWQPYGKPCRTSVLDGQREWLRQRFLAHRGNADVLRQELASEKGIKVSLRTVERAVEPWRRELRNAAVATVRFETPPGRQLQADFGQCVVRIGGERVRVHLAVLTLGYSRRLLVRAFRSEKQDHWLSTLEEGFRHWGGVPQEVLVDNARALVSQHDPERQILVFAQRLEQFASYWGFKPRACRPYRARTKGKDERGVAYVKRNAMAGREFSSWAELEAHLVRWTREVADLRVHGTTGEAPLERFMRAEAQALQPLEAKPSFLAERELVRVVHSDCCVEVEANWYSAPQALIRQRVSVLVRDQQVLIRHGGRIVAEHRRQRPGSRSRQVIDGHWDGLVPQRQRREAVRSLRDTSERCDQEQEQEQERRMVRSSELARPLAVYAELIGEVAA; encoded by the coding sequence ATGGCTGCGGAGATGCCGGTGCAGACCCCTCAGGATGTGGAGGCGATGCAGCGGCTTTCGGCAGCAGGCTGGGGCCGTAGACGGATTGCCCGGGAACTGGGCTGTTCGCCGGAGACGGTGCGCAAGTACCTACGGCAGGGTGGCTGGCAGCCCTATGGCAAGCCCTGCCGCACCTCGGTTCTCGATGGTCAACGGGAGTGGCTGCGGCAGCGATTTCTGGCCCACCGCGGCAATGCCGACGTGCTGCGGCAGGAGTTGGCCAGTGAGAAGGGAATCAAGGTGAGCCTGCGCACGGTGGAGCGTGCGGTTGAGCCATGGCGGCGTGAGCTGCGCAACGCAGCTGTGGCGACGGTGCGGTTTGAGACGCCACCGGGCCGGCAGCTGCAGGCGGACTTTGGCCAGTGCGTGGTGCGTATTGGCGGCGAGCGGGTGCGGGTGCACCTGGCGGTGCTCACCTTGGGATACTCCAGGCGACTGTTGGTGCGGGCGTTCCGCAGCGAGAAGCAGGACCACTGGCTCTCAACCCTGGAGGAGGGGTTCCGGCACTGGGGCGGTGTGCCTCAGGAGGTGCTCGTGGATAACGCTCGCGCCCTGGTGAGTCAGCACGATCCGGAACGACAGATCCTGGTGTTTGCCCAGCGGCTTGAGCAGTTCGCCAGCTACTGGGGGTTCAAGCCCCGCGCCTGCCGGCCGTACCGGGCCAGGACGAAAGGCAAAGACGAACGTGGGGTGGCGTACGTCAAACGCAACGCCATGGCCGGGCGGGAGTTCAGCAGCTGGGCGGAGCTGGAGGCCCATCTGGTGCGCTGGACCCGTGAGGTCGCTGACCTGAGGGTGCATGGCACCACGGGTGAGGCGCCGCTGGAGCGGTTTATGCGCGCAGAAGCCCAGGCCTTGCAGCCGCTGGAGGCCAAGCCGTCCTTCTTGGCAGAGCGGGAGCTGGTGCGCGTTGTGCACAGCGACTGCTGCGTGGAAGTGGAAGCGAACTGGTATTCGGCGCCGCAGGCGCTGATCCGCCAGCGGGTGAGCGTGCTGGTGCGCGATCAACAGGTTCTGATCCGCCATGGCGGCAGGATCGTGGCTGAGCACAGGCGTCAGCGGCCTGGTAGCCGTAGCCGCCAGGTGATCGACGGCCATTGGGATGGCCTGGTGCCGCAACGGCAGCGGCGCGAGGCGGTGCGTTCGCTGCGGGACACCAGCGAGCGTTGTGATCAAGAACAGGAGCAAGAGCAGGAGCGGCGCATGGTTCGCAGCTCTGAACTGGCCCGGCCTCTGGCCGTCTATGCCGAGCTGATCGGTGAGGTAGCGGCATGA
- a CDS encoding Nif11-like leader peptide family RiPP precursor, with product MDVITPRPLKAMSEEQLKAFQEAAKADAGLQEKLKAAADADAVVAIAKAAGFVISSEELQKAQAEVSEDELQGVAGGIVADPLSIIID from the coding sequence ATGGATGTCATCACACCTCGCCCACTCAAAGCGATGTCAGAAGAGCAACTCAAAGCCTTCCAGGAAGCGGCCAAGGCTGATGCGGGGCTTCAAGAGAAGCTGAAGGCGGCTGCAGATGCCGATGCCGTGGTGGCAATTGCCAAAGCTGCGGGTTTTGTTATTTCTTCTGAGGAGCTCCAGAAGGCTCAGGCAGAGGTATCAGAGGATGAGCTACAAGGTGTGGCTGGTGGGATCGTTGCCGATCCCTTGTCCATAATCATAGATTAG
- a CDS encoding calcium-binding protein: MHIAFGCIFGVELIEFMPSSEIVTYDPSTSEDIFLPAFGNEYLRFGTGTNALNDQTGSLSGPQYWDGSSWLNGTIGISSFAMGVGSGGDGADIWNLNGNLYYGSYLNVESNSTNESGATFVARRKPDTLFSVDTSGLDGTTGSFTWSGIFELEDSTAASGDGKVDVKISRTYKLGANSSYVKETTTIENVDAQDTLTNPRFWTGVGDDWVGFTDSPDKIKGNIVEGEFVPISSLDSDGLYVDDNRSIRATAVLIGQSYPGVGTPIEEVETDSLFEYFYTTSPNGYALVHESIGWYLDRAMSRDPLDSPSIINQDDGSYAMYYRFDDLDPGFSASVDTFFAMSPLSQLGSSFLSVESDSEEEETVLEEETSRAVESESPVPAPVPVVDTTPADPAPAGVDIQPADDDGDGLREVVTAADGTTVDGNRDGIADATQSQVAGLRLINDGAVGADYGAVVVPDGIQLQAVTLVAPAAGSSIQVAARGGGAVVTTTPEGINNAFAGVVSFNAAGMTPGGTTEVTISFPSGLPAGTGNAYLRFNYVTNRFEEYLDANGTPLYAFIDNDGDGTIDGVKLTVIDGDLTWDGDGTPNGVYVDPGFLGSGERNLTGTKRGDSLIGNVLANTLNGKKGNDWLVGDLASDVLKGARGNDGIFGGEGADRITGGQDRDRIYYTDASESSVDQRDTVKFGKQDRFVFSSFDGDTITEGIQTLSFIGKQAFSGTAGELRATRSVLEADTTGDGFADFVVNLLGNTLISASNLVL, from the coding sequence ATGCACATTGCTTTCGGTTGTATATTTGGGGTTGAATTAATTGAATTCATGCCCTCTTCTGAAATCGTCACTTACGATCCGTCAACCTCGGAAGATATCTTTTTGCCGGCATTTGGCAATGAATACCTTAGATTTGGCACGGGCACAAATGCGCTCAACGATCAAACAGGGAGTCTGTCCGGTCCGCAATACTGGGATGGTTCATCTTGGTTGAATGGCACCATTGGCATTAGCAGCTTTGCCATGGGTGTTGGCTCAGGTGGCGATGGCGCAGATATCTGGAACCTAAATGGCAATCTGTATTACGGCTCCTATTTAAATGTTGAGTCAAATTCAACAAATGAATCCGGAGCAACTTTTGTGGCTCGACGGAAGCCTGATACGCTTTTTTCCGTTGACACGTCTGGCCTTGATGGCACGACCGGGTCGTTTACTTGGTCGGGAATCTTTGAGCTGGAGGATTCGACCGCCGCTAGTGGCGACGGTAAGGTTGACGTCAAGATCTCTAGAACCTACAAACTGGGTGCAAATTCTTCATATGTCAAAGAGACGACCACAATAGAGAATGTAGATGCCCAAGACACTCTTACCAATCCAAGGTTTTGGACTGGGGTCGGAGATGATTGGGTTGGTTTTACGGACAGTCCTGATAAGATCAAGGGAAACATTGTTGAAGGTGAGTTTGTTCCTATTTCTTCATTGGATTCCGACGGCTTGTATGTCGATGACAACCGATCCATTCGGGCTACTGCTGTTCTGATCGGCCAGTCTTACCCGGGAGTTGGCACGCCGATTGAAGAGGTTGAGACTGATTCTCTTTTCGAGTACTTCTATACTACTTCCCCTAATGGTTATGCCCTGGTGCATGAAAGTATCGGATGGTATCTTGATAGGGCTATGTCTCGTGATCCCCTTGACTCGCCGTCGATTATTAATCAAGATGATGGATCCTATGCTATGTACTACAGGTTCGATGATCTTGATCCCGGTTTCTCTGCTTCGGTAGACACTTTCTTTGCGATGTCGCCGCTCTCGCAGCTCGGTTCCTCTTTTTTGAGTGTTGAGAGCGATAGCGAAGAAGAAGAAACGGTATTGGAGGAAGAGACCTCCCGTGCCGTAGAAAGTGAATCTCCAGTGCCAGCGCCAGTCCCTGTTGTTGATACTACCCCTGCCGACCCAGCGCCCGCTGGTGTCGATATTCAGCCCGCCGACGATGACGGAGACGGCCTCCGTGAAGTCGTTACCGCCGCCGATGGCACAACCGTGGATGGCAACCGTGATGGAATCGCCGATGCCACGCAATCGCAAGTAGCTGGCTTGCGTCTCATCAATGACGGCGCAGTTGGTGCCGATTACGGCGCCGTTGTTGTGCCAGACGGCATCCAGCTCCAGGCGGTCACTCTCGTAGCTCCTGCCGCCGGTAGTTCTATCCAGGTCGCTGCACGCGGCGGTGGCGCTGTGGTCACCACCACGCCCGAGGGCATCAACAATGCTTTTGCCGGGGTGGTTTCTTTCAACGCTGCTGGTATGACACCTGGTGGCACCACAGAAGTCACTATCAGCTTTCCCTCAGGCCTCCCTGCTGGCACAGGCAACGCCTATCTGCGCTTCAACTACGTCACCAATCGCTTTGAGGAGTATCTAGATGCAAATGGCACTCCCCTCTACGCCTTCATCGACAACGATGGTGACGGCACCATTGACGGCGTCAAACTCACTGTGATCGATGGTGATCTCACCTGGGATGGTGATGGCACCCCCAACGGCGTCTATGTCGACCCTGGGTTCCTCGGCAGCGGCGAGCGCAATCTCACCGGCACAAAGCGTGGCGACAGCCTGATTGGCAATGTTCTTGCTAACACCCTGAACGGCAAAAAGGGCAACGATTGGCTGGTGGGTGATCTTGCTAGCGACGTTCTCAAAGGGGCCCGTGGTAATGACGGCATCTTTGGAGGAGAAGGCGCTGATCGGATCACCGGCGGCCAGGATCGCGATCGCATCTACTACACCGATGCATCCGAATCCTCGGTCGACCAGCGTGACACCGTGAAGTTCGGCAAGCAGGATCGATTCGTATTCAGCTCCTTTGATGGCGACACCATCACCGAGGGCATCCAGACGCTCTCCTTCATCGGCAAACAAGCCTTCTCCGGCACCGCTGGGGAACTGCGCGCCACGCGCTCAGTGCTGGAAGCTGACACCACCGGTGATGGTTTTGCCGATTTTGTCGTGAATCTGCTTGGGAACACGCTGATCAGCGCCAGCAACCTCGTGCTCTGA